Proteins from a single region of Caloramator sp. E03:
- a CDS encoding UxaA family hydrolase: protein MVEVLSPAERPTKKGLIFAATPASDIVCGPCQLASGIGLQVFMTGRGTPYGLAVAPVIKVCSRNDMKDLWYDLIDVNAGPIASGDATIQDIGTLLFNLIIDVASGRKQSLAEKYKLHNDFCIFNPAPIT, encoded by the coding sequence ATAGTTGAAGTACTATCTCCTGCAGAACGTCCTACAAAAAAAGGGCTGATTTTTGCTGCAACCCCTGCAAGCGATATAGTCTGTGGACCATGCCAGCTTGCTTCAGGTATAGGTCTTCAAGTGTTTATGACTGGCCGTGGAACTCCTTATGGTTTAGCAGTAGCTCCAGTTATAAAAGTGTGTTCAAGGAATGATATGAAAGATTTGTGGTATGATCTTATAGATGTTAATGCTGGTCCAATTGCATCGGGAGATGCAACAATACAAGATATTGGAACTTTATTGTTTAATTTAATAATAGATGTGGCAAGTGGGAGAAAGCAGAGTTTAGCTGAAAAATATAAGCTTCATAATGATTTTTGTATTTTTAATCCTGCACCTATTACCTGA